In Dyadobacter subterraneus, a single genomic region encodes these proteins:
- a CDS encoding MerR family transcriptional regulator → MDTKPNTKLYYDTNEVAEIVGCEASALRFWETKFPQLNPKRDARNRRRYTESDIEIVRKIMHQTGKQGRTIKGAREQLRRKEDAQLMIYKLSRVRQFLAELRDNL, encoded by the coding sequence ATGGATACAAAACCAAATACAAAACTCTACTATGACACCAACGAAGTAGCGGAAATAGTGGGCTGTGAAGCTTCTGCGCTGCGTTTTTGGGAAACAAAATTCCCGCAGCTGAATCCAAAACGTGATGCCAGAAACCGCAGAAGATATACTGAAAGTGATATTGAAATTGTAAGAAAAATAATGCACCAAACCGGCAAGCAGGGAAGGACGATAAAGGGTGCAAGAGAACAATTGCGAAGGAAGGAAGATGCCCAGCTGATGATTTACAAACTTAGCCGGGTAAGACAGTTTCTGGCGGAATTAAGAGATAATCTTTAA
- a CDS encoding cation:proton antiporter domain-containing protein translates to MKNIRNLIFYTLTIGAFSGLMYFLILKGQVLEINKVTVTKDPLTTSSWFQFIDTYKQNITSPLAILLLQIITIILVARAFGYICKKIKQPTVIGEIAAGIFLGPSFIGMYYPEFSGFLFPVKSLPNLQFLSQIGLILFMFVIGMELDLKVLKNKAQEAIVVSHASIIFPFALGIGLAFFVYERFAPAEVSFLSFSLFTGIALSITAFPVLARIVQERGLSKTRLGAMAITCAATDDITAWCILAAVIAIVKAGSFVSSIYTMLLAATYVLVMLRLVRPFLKKMGDIYSTKEGLTKPVVAVFFIILLVSSYATEIIGIHALFGAFMAGVIMPANLNFRNIFIEKVEDVALVLLLPLFFVFTGLRTQIGLLNDPYLWQITGLIIAVAVIGKFAGSSLAAKFVGQNWRDSLIIGALMNTRGLMELVVLNIGYDLGVLTPEIFAMMVIMALVTTCMTGPALDIVNRFFPEKNVELPESVIETGKYTILISFGSPGRGQTMLRLANSFVKKAPSNSIITALHLSPSNDLNQFNSEEYEQESFAPIHEEAKKLNLPVVTLFKPSQNIDRDIIETANLGNFDLLLVGIGRSVFEGTILGKVLGFTTKIISPERLYDTITGKEKFFDYSIFDERTKHIIKAVKGPVGILVEKNLTKIENVFIPIFSLSDSFLLVFAQKLIHHSDARVIILDASGVIRQNPELKETISAIEQIAPNHIALYHDKKIEKEFLEQQDLMLISLDSWKKAVETHSLWLSNSPSVLMIRS, encoded by the coding sequence ATGAAGAATATACGAAATCTGATTTTCTATACCCTTACGATTGGCGCATTTTCCGGGCTGATGTATTTTCTGATCCTGAAAGGTCAGGTTCTTGAAATAAATAAGGTGACAGTTACAAAAGATCCTTTGACCACTTCATCATGGTTCCAGTTTATTGATACCTACAAGCAAAATATAACCAGCCCGCTCGCCATCCTGCTTTTGCAGATTATCACGATTATTCTGGTAGCCCGGGCATTCGGATATATTTGTAAAAAAATCAAACAACCTACTGTAATCGGCGAAATTGCTGCCGGGATTTTTCTTGGACCCTCCTTCATAGGCATGTACTATCCTGAGTTTTCAGGCTTTTTATTTCCAGTCAAATCCTTACCGAATCTTCAATTTCTTAGTCAGATCGGACTGATACTTTTCATGTTTGTGATTGGGATGGAACTGGATCTTAAAGTATTGAAAAATAAGGCACAGGAAGCCATTGTCGTAAGCCACGCCAGTATTATTTTCCCTTTTGCGCTGGGGATTGGGCTTGCATTTTTTGTTTACGAGCGTTTTGCTCCTGCCGAAGTCAGCTTTTTATCTTTTTCTCTCTTTACCGGTATTGCTTTGAGTATCACGGCTTTCCCGGTCCTCGCACGAATTGTACAGGAAAGAGGTTTGTCAAAAACGAGGCTTGGCGCCATGGCCATAACCTGCGCTGCCACGGATGACATTACAGCCTGGTGTATTCTGGCGGCGGTGATTGCCATCGTAAAAGCAGGCTCATTTGTCAGTTCAATTTATACCATGCTGCTGGCTGCAACATATGTGCTTGTCATGTTAAGACTGGTGAGGCCTTTCCTGAAAAAAATGGGTGATATTTATTCTACCAAAGAAGGATTGACAAAACCGGTTGTAGCCGTTTTTTTTATCATTCTGCTGGTATCTTCCTATGCGACTGAAATCATTGGAATTCACGCACTTTTCGGCGCGTTTATGGCAGGTGTGATCATGCCGGCAAACCTTAATTTCAGGAATATTTTTATTGAAAAAGTGGAAGACGTAGCACTTGTTTTACTGCTTCCTCTCTTTTTTGTTTTTACTGGTTTAAGAACCCAGATCGGTCTGCTGAATGATCCTTATTTGTGGCAAATAACGGGATTGATCATCGCTGTGGCGGTTATCGGGAAATTTGCCGGTAGCTCGCTGGCTGCAAAATTTGTCGGGCAAAACTGGCGCGACAGCCTCATCATCGGCGCTTTAATGAACACGCGTGGACTGATGGAACTTGTGGTACTTAATATTGGCTATGATCTGGGTGTGTTAACACCGGAAATATTTGCAATGATGGTGATTATGGCGCTGGTAACAACCTGCATGACGGGCCCGGCACTGGATATTGTCAACCGCTTTTTCCCCGAAAAAAATGTAGAACTGCCTGAATCAGTAATAGAAACCGGAAAATATACAATCCTGATTTCTTTTGGAAGTCCCGGACGTGGACAAACGATGCTGCGGCTTGCCAATAGTTTTGTAAAAAAAGCGCCTTCCAACTCTATTATTACGGCACTGCATTTATCTCCAAGCAACGATCTAAATCAGTTTAATTCAGAAGAATATGAACAGGAAAGTTTTGCTCCGATTCATGAGGAAGCAAAAAAGCTGAATCTTCCGGTTGTAACACTCTTCAAGCCTTCACAAAATATTGATCGTGATATTATTGAAACAGCAAATCTGGGCAACTTCGATTTACTTTTGGTAGGGATAGGACGTTCGGTTTTTGAAGGAACTATTCTGGGTAAAGTTCTTGGTTTTACAACAAAAATCATCAGCCCGGAAAGACTTTATGATACTATTACCGGCAAAGAGAAATTTTTTGATTACAGTATTTTTGATGAGCGTACCAAACATATTATCAAAGCTGTAAAAGGTCCGGTCGGAATTTTGGTTGAAAAAAATCTGACTAAAATTGAAAATGTTTTTATTCCGATATTCTCCCTGAGCGACAGCTTCCTATTGGTTTTTGCTCAGAAATTGATTCATCACAGCGACGCGCGGGTTATCATCCTGGATGCCAGCGGCGTTATTCGTCAGAACCCGGAGTTAAAGGAAACGATTTCAGCGATTGAACAAATTGCACCGAATCACATTGCTTTATATCACGATAAAAAAATTGAAAAGGAATTTCTTGAACAGCAGGATTTAATGCTGATCAGTCTGGATAGTTGGAAAAAGGCTGTGGAAACACATAGTTTATGGCTCTCAAATTCGCCAAGTGTTTTGATGATTCGATCGTAA
- a CDS encoding ATP-binding protein has product MNIKDIVNRDVVNLTNCESEPIHIPGSIQPHGFLLGIKNEDQVIDFCSANCGDYLNLSPEQILGKTLEDIFQKDQSDLFATYWELNKSNQATPFVFVSNKMEFNTSVHLSGETLILEFEPFPDGTLSLPDLYNQTRSFVSLMEKHSYLPELCQDIANETRAITGYDRVMIYRFDEEYNGEVIAESKIENLDSFSGQKYPHTDIPAQARELYIRNPLRVITDISYTPVPLLTLNDSGEKTNKSLDLSLSLLRSVSPIHVEYLKNMGVGATLTVSLLKNNKLWGLIACHHYSSKLLPHYTRLSALLQGHFLTSQIAVREVAEEFEISQAADKALMESLTILHEQEDFIEDFYKSPSLLNLANATGFAIYYKGKIYKNGLVPENEDLIPLLKKLSENYPNAGLHTEQLISIFPEDEKLSKYAAGIIYHSIAGGTPDGVIWLRAERRETINWAGNPHKAVIHNEEGAARLSPRKSFELWLEEVKNKSLKWRISEINASSSFAYALQKHINLRYVRNQENKNRLLNDELKAANKELANLNWISTHDLKEPLRKIQIFASKVLDRENPDLSAQVKDSVERMRFAAEKMQVLIEDILSYSKTGNMEKVYENVDLTLILKKAVEESADIIEEKNGVINFGNLPVLKIIPFQIHQLFINLISNALKFSKQDVPPVINIEVKTVNALESTSLKLAENTEYFAISFQDNGIGFEKEYENRIFDVFQRLHPNHKYPGTGIGLAICKKIMENHSGFITADSELGKGARFTLYFPKEDIV; this is encoded by the coding sequence ATGAATATTAAGGATATCGTTAACCGGGACGTTGTAAATCTGACAAATTGTGAAAGTGAACCGATTCATATTCCGGGGAGCATTCAGCCACATGGTTTTTTGCTCGGAATAAAAAATGAAGATCAGGTTATAGATTTTTGCAGTGCCAATTGCGGTGATTACCTGAATTTGTCTCCTGAGCAGATTCTAGGTAAAACGTTGGAAGATATTTTCCAAAAAGACCAGTCGGACCTGTTTGCTACCTATTGGGAATTAAATAAAAGTAACCAGGCTACTCCTTTTGTTTTTGTTTCAAATAAAATGGAGTTTAATACCTCCGTGCATCTTAGCGGAGAAACCCTGATACTTGAATTTGAACCATTTCCGGACGGAACACTAAGTTTGCCAGATCTGTATAATCAGACCAGAAGTTTTGTTTCTCTGATGGAAAAACATAGCTATCTGCCTGAACTTTGCCAGGATATTGCCAATGAAACCAGGGCTATTACGGGTTATGACCGTGTAATGATTTATCGTTTTGATGAAGAATATAATGGCGAAGTAATTGCTGAAAGCAAGATTGAAAATCTTGATTCTTTTTCAGGACAAAAATATCCGCACACCGACATTCCTGCGCAGGCCCGCGAGCTTTATATCCGCAATCCTTTACGCGTAATAACAGATATAAGTTACACGCCTGTCCCTTTACTGACATTAAATGATTCAGGTGAAAAGACCAACAAATCACTTGATTTAAGTCTCTCGCTGCTGAGAAGTGTTTCGCCGATCCATGTAGAATATCTAAAAAACATGGGCGTTGGAGCAACATTGACAGTATCCCTTTTGAAAAATAATAAGTTGTGGGGTTTGATAGCCTGTCATCATTATTCATCAAAATTGCTGCCGCATTACACACGGTTATCAGCATTGTTGCAAGGACATTTTCTTACCTCGCAGATTGCGGTAAGAGAAGTTGCAGAAGAGTTTGAAATCAGCCAGGCGGCTGATAAAGCGCTTATGGAATCGCTAACGATTTTGCATGAACAAGAGGATTTTATTGAAGATTTCTATAAATCACCTTCCTTGTTAAACCTTGCAAATGCGACGGGATTTGCGATTTATTATAAAGGAAAAATATATAAAAACGGTCTTGTTCCTGAGAATGAGGACCTGATTCCGCTATTGAAAAAATTGTCAGAGAATTATCCAAATGCCGGTCTTCACACCGAACAATTGATCTCGATATTTCCCGAAGATGAAAAACTTTCAAAATATGCAGCCGGAATCATTTATCATTCGATAGCTGGCGGAACACCGGATGGCGTTATCTGGCTGAGGGCAGAGCGGCGTGAAACGATCAACTGGGCGGGAAATCCGCATAAAGCTGTGATCCATAATGAAGAAGGAGCCGCAAGACTTTCACCACGAAAATCATTTGAACTGTGGCTTGAAGAGGTGAAAAACAAAAGCTTGAAATGGAGAATTTCAGAAATAAATGCTTCGTCGAGTTTCGCTTATGCTTTGCAAAAACATATCAATCTGCGCTATGTTAGAAACCAGGAAAATAAGAACCGGTTATTAAATGATGAGCTCAAAGCGGCCAATAAAGAATTAGCCAATCTGAACTGGATCAGTACGCATGATTTGAAAGAACCATTACGTAAAATACAGATTTTTGCCTCAAAAGTACTGGATCGTGAAAATCCTGATTTATCTGCCCAGGTTAAAGATTCAGTTGAACGCATGCGGTTTGCAGCAGAAAAAATGCAGGTTTTGATCGAAGATATTCTATCCTATTCCAAAACCGGGAATATGGAAAAGGTATATGAAAACGTAGATTTGACGCTGATTCTGAAAAAAGCTGTTGAAGAATCAGCGGATATTATTGAAGAGAAAAACGGAGTTATTAATTTTGGTAATCTGCCTGTTTTAAAAATAATTCCTTTCCAGATTCACCAGTTATTTATAAATCTGATCAGTAATGCGCTGAAATTCTCTAAACAGGACGTTCCGCCTGTAATCAATATTGAGGTAAAAACAGTTAATGCATTAGAAAGCACATCGCTTAAACTGGCGGAAAACACTGAGTATTTTGCGATATCGTTTCAGGATAACGGAATTGGTTTTGAAAAAGAATATGAGAACCGGATTTTTGATGTTTTTCAGCGGCTTCACCCCAATCACAAATATCCGGGAACCGGTATTGGACTGGCTATCTGTAAGAAAATCATGGAAAATCATTCCGGATTTATCACTGCGGATTCTGAATTAGGAAAGGGTGCGAGGTTTACGCTTTATTTTCCAAAAGAAGATATCGTTTAA
- a CDS encoding LytR/AlgR family response regulator transcription factor has protein sequence MDDELPGLTYLRMLCEQIPGLEVVKAFNDPVKLMQASETLDFDLCILDIEMPGLNGLEVAGLLKGKPVIFITAYKEFAAEAFDLDAVDYIRKPIQKERLEKAITKAAKLIEKGKTEKQFMQLNTNKGKALVAFDQLLLITSAEKEKRDKVAYLENGTEITLKNISFEQLLTLLPAENFCRISKRDIIALKAIRFFTHQEVTTNIFTESTDKELVITLGDNFRKEFLEKVSG, from the coding sequence TTGGATGACGAACTGCCCGGACTTACCTATCTGCGGATGTTGTGCGAACAAATTCCGGGACTCGAAGTTGTTAAGGCATTTAACGATCCTGTCAAATTAATGCAGGCTTCGGAAACCCTGGATTTTGATCTTTGCATTCTGGATATTGAAATGCCTGGTTTGAACGGACTTGAAGTTGCCGGACTTTTGAAGGGAAAACCTGTCATTTTCATCACTGCTTACAAAGAATTTGCGGCGGAAGCATTTGATCTGGATGCGGTCGATTATATACGAAAACCTATCCAGAAAGAACGTCTTGAAAAAGCCATCACAAAGGCCGCAAAACTTATTGAAAAAGGGAAAACCGAAAAGCAGTTTATGCAGCTGAATACCAATAAGGGAAAGGCACTTGTTGCATTTGACCAGCTGTTACTGATTACCTCAGCTGAAAAAGAAAAAAGGGATAAAGTGGCTTATCTTGAAAATGGGACTGAAATTACTTTGAAAAATATTTCCTTTGAACAGCTGCTTACCTTGCTGCCGGCAGAAAATTTTTGCCGGATCAGTAAAAGAGATATCATTGCTTTAAAAGCAATACGGTTTTTCACGCATCAGGAAGTTACAACCAATATATTTACAGAAAGCACTGATAAAGAACTTGTTATAACATTGGGCGATAATTTCCGTAAAGAATTTTTAGAGAAAGTTTCCGGTTAA
- a CDS encoding sensor histidine kinase: protein MESTANNSVLLIYTLAILLTISAIIIIYLILRLKKEAEQNRQLIQKSKETDSKKENFELETIKSKLNPHLFKNVLNSIQSHAYQSYYALDKLSNVLDYILYESDCEYVSLQEETDFALSLIEINRLKVSPLFDLRIKNKIDKQDSLFDEKLIAPLITIDLIENAFKHADIQNQDAFIAIVFELNETTFSLTVTNKISANPILKKEKSGFGKENLRKRLDLVYQENYSLEHRTENDIYIAHLKINLLEHKAKMSSVG, encoded by the coding sequence ATGGAAAGCACGGCCAATAATTCAGTTTTATTAATTTACACGCTCGCTATACTATTGACGATCAGCGCGATCATTATTATTTATTTGATACTCAGATTAAAAAAAGAAGCGGAACAAAACCGTCAGTTAATTCAAAAATCAAAAGAGACAGATTCGAAAAAAGAAAATTTTGAGCTTGAAACAATCAAATCAAAACTCAATCCGCATCTTTTTAAAAATGTGCTGAATTCCATCCAGTCGCACGCTTATCAAAGTTATTATGCGCTCGACAAGCTTTCCAATGTGCTGGATTATATCTTGTATGAAAGCGACTGTGAGTATGTATCCTTGCAGGAAGAAACAGATTTCGCATTAAGTCTTATTGAAATTAACCGCTTAAAAGTCAGTCCGTTATTTGATTTACGGATTAAAAACAAGATCGATAAACAGGATTCTCTTTTTGATGAAAAACTGATTGCGCCGCTTATTACGATCGACCTGATCGAAAACGCTTTCAAACACGCAGACATTCAAAATCAGGACGCTTTTATTGCTATCGTTTTTGAGTTAAACGAAACAACTTTTTCCCTGACGGTAACGAATAAAATCAGTGCAAATCCAATCCTGAAAAAAGAGAAAAGCGGTTTTGGAAAAGAAAATTTACGAAAAAGACTCGATCTTGTTTATCAGGAAAATTATTCGCTCGAACACAGAACGGAAAACGATATTTATATTGCTCACCTGAAAATTAATCTGCTTGAACACAAAGCTAAGATGTCTTCTGTTGGATGA
- a CDS encoding biliverdin-producing heme oxygenase — protein sequence MNESVVSREKQELFLKDLRGQTSESHDNLEENKYSKVILDPVVKMSDYQLYIAKLYGVTKACENDIYPAISSVLTDIGQRFKSQLIEDDLRKTGFSKEQVANLPVFKFNPSSTADALGTMYVLEGSTLGGKILYKHINQVLRLNEETGASYFYGYGQQTGLLWKTFISTLANYAVEENCEQQIISSAISTFNAIGHWLNETEIN from the coding sequence ATGAATGAATCAGTTGTTTCCAGAGAGAAACAGGAATTGTTTTTAAAAGATCTTCGAGGGCAGACAAGTGAAAGTCATGATAATCTTGAAGAGAACAAGTACTCCAAGGTTATATTGGATCCTGTGGTTAAAATGTCTGATTATCAGCTATATATAGCAAAATTATATGGTGTAACGAAAGCCTGCGAAAACGATATCTATCCTGCCATTTCTTCCGTTTTAACTGATATTGGGCAAAGATTCAAATCGCAATTAATTGAGGATGATTTACGTAAAACCGGATTTTCAAAAGAACAGGTTGCCAATCTGCCGGTTTTTAAATTCAATCCGTCAAGCACTGCTGATGCCCTGGGTACAATGTACGTACTTGAAGGCTCAACATTAGGTGGAAAAATTCTCTACAAACACATAAATCAGGTTTTGAGACTCAACGAAGAAACAGGGGCTTCCTATTTTTATGGTTATGGCCAGCAAACCGGGTTGTTGTGGAAGACATTTATTTCTACTCTTGCCAATTACGCAGTTGAAGAAAATTGTGAACAGCAAATTATTTCCAGTGCGATTTCAACATTTAATGCAATCGGTCACTGGCTTAATGAAACGGAAATAAATTGA